From one Pseudomonas sp. B21-048 genomic stretch:
- a CDS encoding DUF2917 domain-containing protein, which yields MRTLSVSFSTNPPDCEPDWVYIHLSPAELMSLRFSQDIIARSLSGSHWVSWEGCDLFLEQNQTLRLTAGTALIDGAGVLEIALASAPEESVRRLGKWIAPFLPSYAQPLRIEIR from the coding sequence ATGCGTACGTTATCGGTATCCTTCAGCACCAATCCTCCAGACTGCGAGCCGGATTGGGTTTACATCCATCTGAGCCCGGCAGAGCTGATGTCGTTGCGCTTCAGTCAGGACATCATTGCTCGCTCGCTAAGCGGCAGTCATTGGGTGAGCTGGGAAGGTTGCGACCTGTTTCTGGAGCAGAACCAGACCCTCAGGTTGACCGCTGGCACAGCACTGATCGATGGCGCCGGTGTCTTGGAGATCGCCCTGGCTTCAGCGCCTGAGGAGTCAGTCAGACGCTTGGGAAAATGGATCGCGCCGTTCCTGCCAAGTTACGCCCAACCATTGCGGATTGAAATCCGCTGA
- a CDS encoding methyl-accepting chemotaxis protein: protein MLAFLSPGIGLLGRFGFARKFQLLFLLFILPLAGSLWMIGQDYRDKLNLISGERAGVRQLLALDALDNLLAAQRDRAARWRATETNRQPTPATIAAMAAFDAVQPAVVQAITELGNALKTEGAEDQVLSRYQALQTALTGLDSKSLSSVGWWPDGYDRFTHALSTLQALREQIAMDNRLTLAPWLETWLLTQISTQHAPDLIERVGRLAAVGQASVVSGQFTLQSRLQLRDLRSRIGDAREQLVKTAGLLEARLPSALLTWAGQYHDSLKHLDTSLKVLDDGVFGGSINLKPEDFERSLDALLGDLASLRQQSLVSLDQRLDYYHGSAIRQFILVATVFGCLLLAALYLFICLQASIRRSASGITLLAEALRDGNLSLQVPVQGRDELAAISTALNVAVVQLRNSLQGVDHETLQLSNAVRTLNDHSSGALGEVEAQQLQISQIAAAATQLAATSQGVAQSCEQASGSAQHTQRIAADSSRDSQRTTASIQQLNQRLNDTAAALGRVSEQGQQIQLVVDTIRGVAEQTNLLALNAAIEAARAGEQGRGFAVVADEVRSLSQRTQSSTAQIAGTVDSLRSTVNEAVSLMEAACDQAQSDAQAVTGLGERLGEIASAVQSVTDTLAQIATAVEEQASTADEVSGNIQQVDQAAVRLLEGARAVNLAADTLSQGSKALSANTGRFQLS from the coding sequence ATGCTGGCTTTTTTATCACCAGGGATCGGGCTGCTGGGGCGTTTCGGCTTCGCGCGCAAATTTCAGCTGCTGTTTCTGCTGTTTATCCTGCCACTCGCGGGCAGTCTGTGGATGATCGGTCAAGATTATCGTGACAAGTTGAATCTGATCTCGGGCGAACGCGCCGGGGTTCGTCAATTGCTCGCCCTCGACGCGCTCGACAACCTGCTCGCCGCCCAGCGTGACCGCGCCGCTCGTTGGCGCGCCACCGAAACCAATCGCCAGCCGACACCCGCAACCATCGCGGCGATGGCAGCATTCGATGCGGTTCAACCGGCCGTCGTCCAAGCCATCACGGAGTTGGGTAATGCCCTGAAAACCGAAGGCGCCGAGGATCAAGTCCTCAGCCGCTATCAAGCCCTGCAAACCGCCCTCACCGGCCTGGACTCGAAGAGCCTGAGCAGCGTTGGTTGGTGGCCGGACGGTTACGATCGCTTCACCCATGCCTTGAGTACCCTGCAAGCCTTGCGCGAACAGATCGCGATGGACAATCGCCTGACCCTCGCCCCATGGCTGGAAACCTGGCTGCTGACGCAGATTTCCACCCAGCATGCACCGGACCTGATCGAACGGGTCGGTCGCCTCGCCGCGGTCGGTCAGGCCTCAGTAGTGTCCGGGCAGTTCACCCTGCAAAGCCGTCTGCAGCTGCGGGACTTGCGCAGCCGCATCGGCGATGCCCGGGAACAGCTTGTTAAAACGGCTGGCCTGCTGGAAGCGCGTCTGCCCAGCGCGTTACTGACCTGGGCCGGGCAATACCACGACAGCCTCAAGCACCTGGACACCAGTTTGAAAGTGCTGGACGACGGCGTCTTCGGCGGCAGCATCAACCTCAAGCCGGAAGACTTTGAACGCAGTCTCGACGCCCTCCTCGGCGACCTCGCCTCGTTGCGTCAGCAATCGTTGGTTTCTCTGGATCAACGGCTGGATTACTACCACGGCTCGGCCATCCGCCAATTCATCCTGGTGGCGACAGTTTTTGGCTGCCTGCTACTGGCCGCGTTGTATCTGTTCATCTGTTTGCAGGCCTCGATCCGTCGCAGCGCCAGCGGCATCACGCTGTTGGCCGAAGCACTGCGTGACGGCAACCTGAGCCTGCAAGTACCAGTGCAGGGCCGCGATGAACTGGCGGCGATCAGCACCGCCCTGAATGTCGCCGTGGTGCAATTGCGCAATAGCCTGCAGGGGGTCGATCACGAAACCCTGCAACTGAGCAATGCGGTGCGCACCCTCAACGATCACTCCAGCGGCGCGCTTGGCGAAGTCGAGGCTCAGCAGTTGCAGATCAGCCAGATTGCCGCTGCGGCCACGCAATTGGCCGCGACCTCTCAAGGGGTCGCCCAAAGTTGCGAACAGGCCTCAGGCAGCGCTCAGCACACCCAGCGCATCGCCGCCGACAGCAGCCGCGACAGTCAACGCACGACAGCGAGCATTCAGCAGCTCAATCAGCGCTTGAACGACACAGCAGCGGCATTGGGTCGGGTCAGCGAACAAGGGCAGCAGATTCAATTGGTGGTCGATACCATTCGCGGCGTCGCCGAGCAGACCAACCTGCTGGCCCTCAACGCCGCCATCGAGGCCGCACGGGCCGGCGAACAGGGTCGTGGCTTTGCCGTGGTGGCCGATGAAGTGCGCAGCCTGTCGCAACGTACCCAGTCCTCCACCGCGCAAATCGCCGGCACCGTCGACAGCCTGCGCAGCACCGTCAACGAAGCCGTAAGCCTGATGGAAGCCGCCTGCGACCAGGCACAATCGGACGCGCAAGCCGTCACCGGTCTCGGCGAGCGACTGGGGGAAATCGCCAGCGCGGTGCAGAGCGTCACCGACACCCTGGCGCAGATCGCCACCGCTGTCGAAGAGCAAGCGAGCACCGCCGATGAAGTCAGCGGCAACATCCAGCAAGTCGATCAGGCGGCGGTACGCTTGCTTGAAGGCGCACGGGCGGTGAACCTGGCGGCGGACACCTTGAGCCAGGGCAGCAAGGCCTTGAGTGCGAATACCGGAAGATTTCAGCTCAGTTGA
- a CDS encoding DMT family transporter: MGFAVTILASTFLMGSSFVSGKVLLNQGFEPLMLVGARFLLAALATLPLVMLEGRSWAALLPRHLNARQMLVIAVIGLTQTAAVMSLLFLAMRHVSASTAAILLFTNPVWVAVGNRLLYAQPLKVIRLFGLVMGVIGVSLAVGADLAQGSQPGAWIGVILALGAALSWAAATLINKRNPLPVGTWALSFWQMLIGALGALACAALTGEQWPAHITAQQGGWFVWLAIPASTGSFGLWFVALKRADAASASGFLFLTPLFAVLLSWVVLNTQLSIWQCFGGGLVAASIWLMNR, translated from the coding sequence TTGGGCTTTGCCGTCACGATCCTGGCATCCACGTTTCTGATGGGTTCAAGCTTCGTGTCAGGCAAGGTGCTGCTCAATCAGGGTTTCGAACCCTTGATGCTGGTGGGCGCGCGGTTCCTCTTGGCTGCGCTGGCGACCTTGCCATTGGTGATGCTGGAAGGTCGTTCCTGGGCCGCTCTGCTTCCCCGCCATCTGAATGCCCGACAAATGCTGGTGATCGCCGTCATTGGCCTCACCCAGACCGCCGCCGTGATGAGCCTGCTGTTCCTGGCGATGCGCCACGTTTCAGCCTCCACTGCCGCGATCCTGCTTTTTACTAACCCCGTGTGGGTTGCCGTGGGCAATCGGCTGCTCTACGCGCAGCCGCTCAAGGTCATTCGCCTGTTCGGCCTGGTCATGGGCGTGATCGGAGTATCGCTGGCCGTTGGCGCCGACCTTGCGCAGGGCTCGCAGCCTGGTGCGTGGATCGGTGTGATCCTGGCGCTGGGTGCGGCCCTGAGCTGGGCCGCCGCGACCCTGATCAACAAGCGTAACCCTCTGCCGGTCGGCACGTGGGCCTTAAGTTTCTGGCAAATGCTCATCGGCGCCCTGGGAGCGCTCGCCTGCGCCGCCCTGACCGGCGAACAGTGGCCAGCCCACATCACGGCGCAACAGGGGGGCTGGTTTGTTTGGCTTGCCATACCGGCTTCAACCGGCTCGTTCGGGCTGTGGTTCGTTGCATTGAAACGAGCAGATGCAGCCAGCGCTAGTGGCTTTCTGTTCCTGACGCCATTGTTCGCGGTGCTGTTGTCCTGGGTCGTACTGAACACCCAACTCTCCATTTGGCAATGTTTTGGGGGGGGGCTGGTCGCGGCTTCGATATGGCTGATGAATCGTTGA
- a CDS encoding alpha/beta hydrolase, with product MKCDEAFDWLFLAGVGNSGDTHWQRHWRAEHPESLWLEHRDWDHPDCEEWVVDLQSLLSRQQRPVIVVAHSLGCLLLLEWAARYRSDLVWGAFLVAVPDPESAQFPAEARGFRPADQLAIDFPITIITSENDPYGDLSYAQRSARKLGCACANLGDLGHINGKSQLGYWDQGYNLLQSFARSLSH from the coding sequence ATGAAGTGTGACGAGGCATTCGATTGGTTGTTCCTGGCGGGTGTCGGCAACTCCGGCGACACCCATTGGCAGCGACACTGGAGGGCCGAGCATCCTGAATCATTGTGGCTGGAGCACCGCGACTGGGATCACCCCGACTGCGAGGAGTGGGTAGTCGACTTGCAGTCGCTGCTGTCCCGCCAGCAGCGGCCGGTAATAGTCGTCGCCCACAGCCTGGGTTGTCTGCTGCTGCTGGAGTGGGCGGCGCGCTATCGCTCGGACCTTGTTTGGGGGGCGTTTCTGGTAGCCGTGCCGGACCCCGAGAGTGCCCAGTTCCCGGCAGAGGCTCGGGGCTTTCGACCGGCGGACCAACTGGCGATTGATTTTCCGATCACGATAATCACCAGCGAGAACGACCCCTACGGTGACCTTTCCTACGCACAACGCAGTGCGCGCAAGTTGGGGTGCGCATGCGCGAACCTCGGCGACTTGGGTCACATCAATGGTAAGTCACAGTTGGGCTATTGGGACCAGGGCTACAACCTCCTGCAATCCTTCGCGCGGTCACTGAGCCATTGA
- a CDS encoding LysR substrate-binding domain-containing protein, translating into MSVIPPLSCLRSFEAVSRLSSVTLAATELHVTHSAVSQQLKVLEELLGVTLFVREGRTLRVSEDGRLYSLQVRESLKNIADATRQVKAQPKASELVVAVMPSFGFSWMLPRIGRFQARYPHITVRLQASLAVTNLAQEAIDIGVRMGRGDWDNVQQFMMFHDEMIVVAAPGFNGGQLPETPAQIVASPIIFTMDSWQPWCEAAGLDIEVTRKGLCSNDSNLVLEAVRLKQGIALVRRSLVHDAIGRGELVQLSEYAVPYAYPYWLLLPDRERVEAKRQQFAEWLGEEVELYLQEVEQVRQRSAY; encoded by the coding sequence ATGTCGGTCATTCCCCCCCTTAGCTGTCTGCGCAGCTTTGAAGCCGTCAGTCGCTTGTCCAGTGTCACCCTGGCGGCGACGGAACTGCACGTCACTCATTCGGCTGTCAGCCAGCAGCTCAAGGTGCTGGAAGAGCTGTTGGGGGTGACGCTATTCGTGCGTGAGGGACGCACCTTGCGTGTCTCTGAAGACGGTCGGTTGTACTCACTGCAAGTGCGTGAGTCGTTGAAGAACATCGCTGATGCGACACGTCAGGTTAAAGCGCAGCCCAAGGCCTCGGAGTTGGTGGTTGCGGTCATGCCTTCCTTCGGCTTCTCCTGGATGCTGCCGCGCATTGGTCGATTTCAGGCGCGTTACCCGCATATCACGGTGCGTTTGCAGGCCAGTCTCGCCGTGACCAACCTGGCTCAGGAGGCAATTGACATCGGCGTACGCATGGGGCGTGGCGATTGGGATAACGTGCAACAGTTCATGATGTTCCACGACGAGATGATTGTTGTTGCAGCCCCAGGTTTCAACGGTGGGCAGTTGCCTGAAACGCCAGCACAGATCGTCGCGAGCCCGATCATTTTCACCATGGACTCGTGGCAGCCCTGGTGTGAGGCAGCGGGGCTGGACATCGAGGTCACGCGTAAAGGGTTGTGCAGCAACGATTCGAACCTGGTGCTGGAGGCCGTGCGACTCAAGCAGGGTATTGCATTGGTGCGCCGCAGTCTGGTGCATGACGCTATCGGGCGCGGTGAGCTGGTGCAGTTGAGCGAGTACGCGGTGCCGTATGCTTATCCGTACTGGCTACTGCTGCCAGACCGCGAACGCGTCGAGGCCAAGAGGCAGCAGTTTGCCGAATGGCTGGGCGAGGAGGTGGAACTGTATCTGCAAGAGGTCGAGCAGGTGCGTCAGCGGTCTGCGTACTGA
- a CDS encoding 4'-phosphopantetheinyl transferase superfamily protein, whose amino-acid sequence MSASRLVIFPVHAQADAVWHSLLEAGQLQHAATLCERRRARYINARVALRLTIAELLHCDLQQVVIEQEATGQLRVCTEPPLFASVTYAQHLGLLVVGSSRLGLDYEDGVAPVFWRSVVRRYFCDSERHWLQGRDNRSQEADFVWLWTRRESHLKYRGSGIRGDTRCLCRLDGAAPPYQHSFNLAGGVGTLTGEAMTVDLSPSLLALCGEWSFDPDFSWRKAPGGMVCCVRSE is encoded by the coding sequence GTGAGCGCATCGCGGCTGGTTATCTTCCCTGTGCATGCACAGGCTGATGCCGTTTGGCATTCACTGTTGGAAGCGGGGCAGCTTCAGCATGCCGCGACATTGTGCGAGCGTCGACGTGCCCGCTATATCAATGCTCGCGTTGCCTTGCGCCTGACGATAGCCGAGCTTCTGCACTGTGACCTGCAGCAGGTGGTTATCGAGCAGGAGGCAACGGGGCAGTTGCGCGTTTGTACCGAGCCGCCGCTGTTCGCCAGCGTAACTTACGCGCAACATCTCGGCCTGTTGGTTGTGGGGTCGTCCCGTTTGGGCCTTGATTATGAGGACGGCGTCGCCCCGGTATTCTGGCGCAGTGTTGTGCGCCGATACTTCTGCGACAGCGAACGCCACTGGCTCCAAGGCCGCGACAACCGCTCGCAAGAAGCCGACTTTGTCTGGCTGTGGACACGGCGCGAGAGCCATCTCAAGTACCGCGGTTCCGGGATTCGCGGGGATACGCGGTGCTTATGCCGCCTTGACGGTGCCGCCCCGCCTTACCAGCACAGCTTCAATCTGGCAGGCGGGGTGGGCACACTCACAGGTGAGGCGATGACAGTCGATCTGTCGCCCTCATTGTTGGCATTGTGTGGTGAGTGGTCGTTTGACCCTGATTTCAGTTGGCGCAAAGCGCCTGGCGGGATGGTTTGCTGCGTCAGATCTGAATGA
- a CDS encoding MFS transporter — MAISNVQSAATKAPATSQSSPLVMRIIGAVALAHLINDLIQAVLPSIYPMLKASYGLTFTQIGLITLTFQLTASLLQPWVGYHTDRHPKPWLLPAGTVCTLIGILMMSVVGSFSMILLAAGLIGVGSSTFHPEASRVARLASGGRFGLAQSTFQIGGNAGSAFGPLLAAAIIIPYGQRHVAWFGLFALFALFVLYRISRWYANHLNLFKLKQGQAATHGLSKGRVISALVVLGLLVFSKYFYMASLTSYFTFYLIEKFDLSVASSQLHLFLFLGAVTAGTFFGGPIGDKIGRKAVIWVSILGVAPFTLLLPHVDLFWTSVLSVVIGFILASAFSAIVVYAQELVPGNVGMIAGVFFGLMFGFGGIGAALLGHLADIHGIEYVYFLCSFLPLLGVLAIFLPRTAASDRNARCHP; from the coding sequence ATGGCCATCAGCAACGTTCAGTCCGCCGCAACAAAGGCGCCCGCCACTTCACAAAGCAGCCCGCTGGTCATGCGCATCATCGGCGCGGTGGCGCTGGCGCATTTGATCAACGACTTGATTCAGGCGGTATTGCCCTCGATCTATCCGATGCTCAAGGCCAGTTATGGCCTGACCTTCACCCAGATCGGTCTGATCACACTGACCTTTCAACTGACGGCCTCGCTGTTGCAGCCATGGGTCGGTTACCACACTGATCGTCATCCAAAACCCTGGCTGTTGCCAGCCGGTACTGTCTGCACATTGATCGGCATTCTGATGATGTCCGTGGTCGGTAGCTTCTCGATGATTCTGCTGGCGGCGGGGTTGATCGGTGTCGGCTCATCGACCTTTCACCCGGAAGCTTCTCGTGTGGCGCGACTGGCCTCGGGTGGGCGCTTCGGCTTGGCACAGTCGACCTTTCAGATCGGCGGCAATGCGGGCTCGGCTTTTGGGCCGTTGCTGGCGGCGGCGATCATCATTCCCTACGGTCAGAGGCATGTGGCCTGGTTCGGATTGTTCGCGCTGTTTGCGCTGTTCGTGCTATATCGGATCAGTCGTTGGTACGCCAACCACCTGAACCTGTTCAAGCTCAAACAAGGTCAGGCAGCGACTCATGGCTTGTCGAAAGGCCGGGTGATCAGCGCACTGGTGGTACTAGGGTTACTGGTGTTCTCCAAGTATTTCTACATGGCCAGCCTCACCAGTTACTTCACGTTCTACCTGATTGAAAAATTCGACCTGTCGGTGGCCAGCTCGCAGCTGCACCTGTTCCTGTTTCTCGGTGCGGTAACGGCGGGGACTTTCTTCGGTGGGCCGATCGGCGACAAGATCGGGCGCAAGGCAGTGATTTGGGTCTCGATCCTCGGTGTGGCGCCGTTCACGCTGCTGCTGCCCCATGTGGACCTGTTCTGGACCAGTGTGTTGAGCGTGGTGATTGGTTTCATCCTGGCTTCGGCGTTCTCGGCCATTGTGGTGTATGCGCAAGAACTGGTGCCGGGGAATGTCGGGATGATTGCCGGGGTGTTCTTCGGCCTGATGTTCGGCTTCGGCGGGATTGGCGCGGCGTTGCTCGGGCATCTGGCGGATATTCACGGCATTGAGTACGTGTACTTCCTGTGTTCGTTCTTGCCGCTGCTTGGGGTGTTGGCGATCTTTCTGCCACGCACGGCGGCATCGGACCGCAACGCTCGGTGTCATCCATGA
- a CDS encoding MFS transporter gives MTAHIYPQPGRFSRADYKTQGLAALGGALEIYDFIIFVFFALTLSQLFFPPEMPEWLRLLQSFGIFVTGYLARPLGGILMAHFADRVGRKRVFSLSILMMALPCLLIGIMPTYDQIGYWAPLILLLLRVLQGAAVGGEVPSAWVFVAEHAPDGHRGYALGVLQAGLTFGYLLGALTATLLARIYSPAEILDFAWRFPFLLGGVFGVIGVWLRRWLSETPVFIALQARREMDAELPLLTVLRDHRKSILPAMLLTCVLTSAVVVLVVITPTVMQKSFGMSASHTFALSSLGIVFLNIGCVLAGLLVDRIGAWRAVLVYSLLLPVGTAVLYASLINGGYWIGGAYALAGLTCGVVGAVPSVMVGLFATRIRVSGISFTYNIAYALWASTTPLLLIGLMPWSPWVCVGYCVIMGTVGALMALFYGFHSSSSADVSVVTGA, from the coding sequence ATGACAGCCCATATTTATCCACAACCCGGTCGCTTTTCCCGGGCTGATTACAAGACCCAGGGACTGGCGGCATTGGGTGGTGCGCTGGAAATCTATGATTTCATCATCTTTGTGTTCTTTGCCCTGACCCTCAGCCAGTTGTTCTTTCCGCCAGAGATGCCTGAGTGGCTGCGCTTGCTGCAAAGCTTCGGGATTTTCGTTACCGGCTATCTGGCACGCCCGCTGGGCGGCATTCTGATGGCCCATTTCGCTGATCGGGTGGGTCGCAAGCGGGTGTTCAGCCTGAGCATTCTGATGATGGCTTTGCCCTGCCTGTTGATCGGAATCATGCCGACCTATGATCAGATCGGTTACTGGGCGCCCTTGATCCTGCTGCTATTGCGGGTGCTGCAAGGTGCCGCGGTGGGGGGTGAAGTGCCGAGCGCCTGGGTGTTCGTGGCCGAGCATGCCCCGGACGGCCATCGTGGCTATGCACTGGGTGTATTGCAGGCCGGTTTGACGTTCGGCTATTTACTGGGAGCACTGACCGCGACCCTCCTCGCGCGGATCTACAGCCCCGCCGAAATCCTCGACTTTGCCTGGCGTTTCCCCTTCTTGCTCGGCGGAGTATTCGGGGTGATCGGGGTCTGGTTACGGCGCTGGTTGAGCGAAACTCCGGTGTTCATAGCCTTGCAGGCGCGACGCGAGATGGATGCGGAGTTGCCATTGCTGACGGTGTTGCGCGATCACCGCAAGTCCATCCTGCCGGCGATGCTTTTGACCTGTGTGCTGACCTCGGCGGTGGTGGTGCTGGTGGTGATTACCCCGACCGTCATGCAGAAAAGCTTCGGCATGAGTGCCAGCCATACATTCGCGCTGAGCAGCCTGGGCATTGTGTTCCTGAATATCGGCTGTGTGCTGGCGGGATTACTGGTTGATCGAATCGGCGCCTGGCGCGCGGTGCTGGTTTATAGCCTGCTGCTGCCGGTAGGGACGGCGGTGCTCTACGCCAGCCTGATCAATGGCGGCTACTGGATCGGCGGGGCCTATGCCTTGGCTGGCCTGACCTGCGGCGTGGTGGGCGCCGTACCCTCGGTAATGGTGGGGTTGTTTGCGACTCGGATCCGGGTGTCCGGCATCTCGTTTACTTACAATATTGCCTATGCACTCTGGGCCAGTACCACGCCGCTGCTGCTGATCGGGCTGATGCCATGGAGCCCTTGGGTTTGCGTAGGCTATTGCGTCATCATGGGCACCGTCGGGGCCCTGATGGCATTGTTCTACGGTTTTCACTCATCGTCCTCGGCTGATGTTTCGGTGGTTACGGGCGCCTGA
- the cmlS gene encoding chloramphenicol-biosynthetic FADH2-dependent halogenase CmlS has product MNKSAHVIIMGGGPAGSIAALTLQKLGHQVTVFEKEKFPRYRVGESFLPGTLSILHRLGLSDKIEQAGYVLKPSATFLWGKTEAPWTFSFNTPKTEDWVFDHAIQVLRSDFDQMLLDTCRERGVRVFEEAAVIDVDTEHADKVSVTVRHKDEISEFTGDYVIDASGSNSPLVRKLELREYDEFYKSVALWSYFKTPDPFKNDLNGTTFSITFEDGWIWMIPLKDGIYSVGTIVDQSKLADIKTMGLNAFYDKTLAKSERALSILNGVERSEDVKLVRDWSYETKCFSRNRFFLCGDSACFTDPLFSQGVHLASQSAVSAASSIDYLMQHPEQSEKVHAWYNRSYSETYNQYHEFLASFYTFASFTEPASEFWTKRRISESADERLKRKEWFEQLVNGEKQNRPQIGDFKDRASTMIAIGRHQRDGLTDEFMDAELNPARVRWISDLTKQLNRIVSFSWLGDQVETADYFKIEPLSFKLSLKQILSNGAGKDMTKYTVSGALVQLFKDLNEQRFGYKELMVRLNEVGEVNSSQFVIRLMEAGLLDGFDKQGQKVLVQDRLRFDGVGVEYEV; this is encoded by the coding sequence ATGAACAAGTCTGCACACGTCATTATCATGGGCGGTGGTCCAGCTGGCAGCATCGCCGCGTTGACCTTGCAAAAGCTTGGGCACCAGGTGACGGTGTTCGAGAAAGAGAAGTTCCCCCGCTATCGCGTGGGCGAGTCTTTCCTGCCTGGCACATTGTCGATCCTGCATCGCCTGGGGTTGAGCGACAAGATCGAGCAAGCGGGCTATGTCCTCAAGCCTTCGGCCACCTTCCTGTGGGGCAAGACCGAAGCGCCGTGGACCTTCTCCTTCAATACGCCCAAGACCGAAGATTGGGTGTTTGACCACGCCATCCAGGTGCTGCGCTCGGACTTTGACCAGATGCTGCTCGACACCTGTCGCGAGCGCGGCGTGCGCGTGTTCGAGGAGGCCGCTGTCATCGACGTAGACACCGAGCATGCCGACAAGGTCAGTGTGACGGTACGGCACAAGGACGAGATCAGCGAGTTCACCGGCGATTATGTGATCGACGCCTCGGGCAGCAACAGCCCGCTGGTGCGCAAGCTGGAGTTGCGCGAGTACGACGAGTTCTACAAAAGTGTGGCTTTGTGGTCGTACTTCAAGACGCCTGACCCGTTCAAGAACGACCTCAATGGCACCACTTTCTCGATTACTTTCGAAGATGGCTGGATCTGGATGATCCCGCTCAAGGACGGTATTTACAGCGTGGGTACCATTGTCGATCAGAGCAAGCTGGCCGACATCAAGACCATGGGGCTGAACGCGTTCTATGACAAGACCCTGGCCAAAAGTGAACGCGCCCTGTCGATCCTCAACGGTGTAGAGCGTTCGGAGGACGTGAAGCTGGTGCGTGACTGGTCCTACGAGACCAAATGCTTCTCCCGCAACCGCTTTTTCCTCTGCGGCGATTCGGCCTGCTTCACCGACCCACTGTTCTCACAGGGCGTGCACCTGGCCTCGCAGTCGGCAGTCAGCGCCGCCAGCAGCATCGACTACCTGATGCAGCACCCCGAGCAGAGCGAAAAGGTGCATGCCTGGTACAACCGCAGCTACAGCGAGACCTACAACCAGTACCACGAGTTTCTGGCGTCCTTCTACACCTTTGCCTCGTTCACTGAACCAGCGTCCGAGTTCTGGACCAAGCGCCGCATCAGCGAGTCGGCTGACGAGCGCTTGAAGCGCAAAGAATGGTTTGAGCAACTGGTCAATGGCGAAAAACAGAATCGCCCTCAGATTGGTGATTTCAAGGACCGCGCCTCGACCATGATCGCCATCGGCCGGCACCAGCGCGATGGGTTGACCGACGAGTTCATGGACGCCGAGCTGAACCCGGCCCGCGTTCGCTGGATCTCCGACTTGACCAAGCAATTGAACCGCATTGTCAGTTTCAGCTGGTTAGGCGATCAGGTCGAGACCGCCGACTATTTCAAGATCGAGCCACTGAGCTTCAAGCTGAGCCTCAAGCAGATCCTCTCCAACGGTGCTGGCAAGGACATGACCAAGTACACCGTGAGCGGCGCCCTGGTGCAGTTGTTCAAGGACCTTAACGAACAACGCTTCGGCTACAAGGAGTTGATGGTGCGCCTCAATGAAGTGGGTGAAGTGAACTCGTCGCAGTTCGTTATCCGCCTGATGGAGGCCGGGTTGCTCGATGGCTTTGACAAGCAAGGGCAGAAAGTGTTGGTGCAGGATCGTCTGCGTTTCGATGGGGTAGGTGTCGAATATGAAGTGTGA
- a CDS encoding LuxR family transcriptional regulator, whose product MISQALEPFLDLLCITTSNDLMDCLKERVLQLGFSRFQLCLSPSKNAHVRNELVIGDYPQAWRDAYEHADYAKIDPVLLHCMQNVTPIVWTEQLYSSPQHHSLRVLALTHGLEYGVTFALHGPQGEFGTLNLNLQASDIDQAQSLIRRQMGTLLMLRDAALQAALTLVMPVVPVVPVVPPTLIKLTQREKEVLRWSAFGKTSWEISNICCCSEANVDFHFKNIRRKFSVTTRSAAVVQALSMQLIQI is encoded by the coding sequence ATGATTTCGCAAGCGCTTGAGCCCTTCCTGGACCTGCTTTGCATTACTACCAGCAATGATCTGATGGATTGTTTGAAAGAACGCGTGCTGCAGCTAGGCTTCAGCCGCTTTCAGTTGTGCCTGAGCCCAAGCAAAAACGCACACGTGCGCAACGAGCTGGTCATTGGCGATTACCCACAAGCCTGGCGCGACGCTTATGAACACGCCGACTACGCCAAGATCGACCCCGTGCTGCTGCACTGTATGCAGAATGTCACGCCGATTGTCTGGACCGAGCAGCTGTACAGTTCACCGCAGCACCACAGCTTGCGTGTGCTGGCCCTGACGCACGGCCTCGAATATGGCGTGACCTTCGCACTGCACGGCCCACAGGGCGAGTTCGGCACACTGAACCTCAATCTCCAGGCGAGTGACATTGACCAAGCCCAATCGCTGATCAGGCGTCAGATGGGAACACTGTTGATGCTCAGGGACGCTGCCCTGCAAGCAGCCTTGACCTTGGTGATGCCGGTGGTGCCGGTGGTGCCGGTGGTGCCCCCTACCCTGATCAAGCTGACACAACGTGAAAAGGAGGTACTGCGCTGGAGTGCATTTGGCAAAACCAGCTGGGAGATCTCGAATATCTGCTGCTGCTCGGAAGCCAATGTGGACTTTCACTTCAAGAATATTCGACGCAAGTTCAGTGTGACGACGCGTAGCGCGGCCGTTGTGCAGGCTCTGTCTATGCAGCTCATTCAGATCTGA